One window of the Pan troglodytes isolate AG18354 chromosome 12, NHGRI_mPanTro3-v2.0_pri, whole genome shotgun sequence genome contains the following:
- the IL36RN gene encoding interleukin-36 receptor antagonist protein → MVLSGALCFRMKDSALKVLYLHNNQLLAGGLHAGKVIKGEEISVVPNRWLDASLSPVILGVQGGSQCLSCGAGQEPTLTLEPVNIMELYLGAKESKSFTFYRRDMGLTSSFESATYPGWFLCTVPEADQPVRLTQLPENGGWNAPITDFYFQQCD, encoded by the exons ATGGTCCTGAGTGGGGCGCTGTGCTTCCG AATGAAGGACTCGGCATTGAAGGTGCTttatctgcataataaccagcttcTAGCTGGAGGGCTGCATGCAGGGAAGGTCATTAAAG GTGAAGAGATCAGCGTGGTCCCCAATCGGTGGCTGGATGCCAGCCTGTCCCCCGTCATCCTGGGCGTCCAGGGTGGAAGCCAGTGCCTGTCATGTGGGGCGGGGCAGGAGCCGACTCTAACACTAGAG CCAGTGAACATCATGGAGCTCTATCTTGGTGCCAAGGAATCCAAGAGCTTCACCTTCTACCGGCGGGACATGGGGCTCACCTCCAGCTTCGAGTCGGCTACCTACCCGGGCTGGTTCCTGTGCACGGTGCCTGAAGCCGATCAGCCTGTCAGACTCACCCAGCTTCCTGAGAATGGTGGCTGGAATGCCCCCATCACAGACTTCTACTTCCAGCAGTGTGACTAG